The region GTCTCGATGCTGCGACAGCCTTTTTTGATCCTATACATTAACCTAGAACGTATAATTTCCCAATTCACTCTATGTATAACCCATGATCACCACCCCTCCGCCCCGCCTCGAGGCGGGGAAGGCAGTGGGTTTTCATCCCCCTGCACCCCCTAAAGCACAAATGGTGATAGCCTTAAAATCATCGTTCTCTCAAGAATCCATCAATGCTATTTGTTTTCTAGCCAATAGTTTAAAAATTCAGCGCATAGATCCCATTAGTTTGGCGCTGACCAAGGCTGCGGGGCATAAGTCGCAACAGCCGATTGCGCCAGGTTCGTTGCCATGCATACGGCAAGTGCACCAACGAGCCAATCAGCCACGATGTATCAACAATTGTGCGGGCTTTTTTGATACGGCGTTGTTGATAGTGCAAAAATGCTAGTTGCGGTTGTTCGTAGCGCTCCAACATTTCGGCCAAAACCCAAGCATCCTCAATGGCCTGACAACCACCTTGGCCCAGATTCGGCGTAGTCGCGTGGGCCGCATCGCCCAACAAACCAACTCGCCCGTAATACCAAGCTTTCAAATGCACCAAATCGCTAATATCTGTGCGCAACAACGCCGCATCGGGTGTACGCTCAATCAAGGTTTTAACAACACTTGGCAAATCGTGAGCTTGAGCAAGTAAGAGTTCACGAGCAGCAGTAGGCGAAAGATCACGCTGACCTTGGGCAGCAAGGCTGGTTGCATACCAATACACCAAATTTTGCCCGACCGGGGTATAACCAAAACGCAGCTGCGCACCCCAAATTTCGGCGGCCACGGGCTGGCCCAATTCGCGATAATCAAAAGTCACCAAGGCTCGATGGGAAGTTTGGCCTGAATAACGCAGTGGTTGATTAGGCAAAATTTGCTCACGCACGGCTGAACGCAAACCATCAGCCCCAATCAAGCACGCCGTTTCGATGGTTGTGCCATCAGCAAATTCAGCTTTGACCAAATCAGCCGTTTGTTGCAAGCCAACCAAGCGCTTATCGAGGTGCAAACAATCGGCAGGCAAGGCTTCGAGCAGCAGTTGATGCAAGCCAGCACGGCTGATCGTCACCAATTCTTGACCAAAGCGCTCACGCATCACCTTCAGATCAAAGCCCGCCAACAAACTTCGGCCTTGCGCATCCAAAACCCCAAATTCGCTGCCGCCCAAGCTGCTTAAACACAGCCCGCGTTGGCGAGCAGTTTCCGCTAAACCCCAACGTTCGAGCAGATTCATGGCATTGGGAGCGAGTAGAATGCCCGCGCCAACAGGCCGTAATGCTGGTGCAGCTTCATAGATTTGCACGGGAATCTGGCGTTGTTGCAGACCAATCGCCAAACACAAACCACCAATTCCCCCACCGATAATTGTGATCGCTTGCATCGTATCCTCGTTAGATTGAATCCAGCTAGAATAAAACATACCTTATAGTATGTTTTAAGTCAAGCGTTAGATTTTAAAGCTTATGTCAATTTAAAAATAGTTGTACAATACAAGTGGTAGTGAAGACGAGCTAGAATCCTGTAACGAGGCCTGCAACTATGCAATTAACTGGAATCCACCATCTTACGGCAGTAACCGCCAATGTGCGTGAAAATTATCGTTTTTATACCCAAGTTTTAGGCATGCGGCTGGTCAAGCGCACCGTCAACCAAGATGATGTTAGTGCTTATCACCTATTTTATGCTGATGGCGCAGGCACGCCAGGCAGCGACATCACCTTTTTCGATTGGCCAACCCCGCCTGAAAAACGTGGCACGCATAGCATTTGCAACACCGCCCTGCGGGTCACGGGCCAAGCTAGCCTCGAATGGTGGGCTGAGCGCTTGAGCCAACAAGGGATCAAACATAGTGGCTTGATCGAGCGCGATGGCCGTTTAACCATCGATTTTGCTGATAACGAAGGCCAACGGCTAAGCTTAATTGATGATGCAGGCACTGGCGATGCCAACACCCCATGGGAAGCCAGCCCAGTGCCAGCCGAGCATCAAATTCGTGGGCTTGGGCCAATTCGGCTAAGTGTGCCCCAACTCG is a window of Herpetosiphon gulosus DNA encoding:
- a CDS encoding FAD-dependent monooxygenase yields the protein MQAITIIGGGIGGLCLAIGLQQRQIPVQIYEAAPALRPVGAGILLAPNAMNLLERWGLAETARQRGLCLSSLGGSEFGVLDAQGRSLLAGFDLKVMRERFGQELVTISRAGLHQLLLEALPADCLHLDKRLVGLQQTADLVKAEFADGTTIETACLIGADGLRSAVREQILPNQPLRYSGQTSHRALVTFDYRELGQPVAAEIWGAQLRFGYTPVGQNLVYWYATSLAAQGQRDLSPTAARELLLAQAHDLPSVVKTLIERTPDAALLRTDISDLVHLKAWYYGRVGLLGDAAHATTPNLGQGGCQAIEDAWVLAEMLERYEQPQLAFLHYQQRRIKKARTIVDTSWLIGSLVHLPYAWQRTWRNRLLRLMPRSLGQRQTNGIYALNF
- a CDS encoding ring-cleaving dioxygenase, which encodes MQLTGIHHLTAVTANVRENYRFYTQVLGMRLVKRTVNQDDVSAYHLFYADGAGTPGSDITFFDWPTPPEKRGTHSICNTALRVTGQASLEWWAERLSQQGIKHSGLIERDGRLTIDFADNEGQRLSLIDDAGTGDANTPWEASPVPAEHQIRGLGPIRLSVPQLEYTDIVLTKALNMRQVRQYSLNEGKEYIVYVYEMGAGGAAAELHVVVQPDLAPAQPGAGGVHHVAFRTPNEEEYHGWTQRLRELSIRTSGEIDRYYFRSLYFREPNGILFEIATDGPGFAVDEDPATLGESVVLPPFLEPRRAAIVANLKPLV